The Vespula vulgaris chromosome 2, iyVesVulg1.1, whole genome shotgun sequence genome has a segment encoding these proteins:
- the LOC127072733 gene encoding sodium/hydrogen exchanger 9B1-like, with product MNVEEVYNKNIRSARNEENEVDEEEDEEEDDNTCCSRATFCNPILRDIIVTDSILRFFGTEITWANLFWLTSVTAMILMAWMTLFFVLGETMLPRGSYFGLFVIVVFSYFLGWILAYVPYANLPPVFGMLLAGIIVRNTNFYDIRQELGLKTLAKIRTLCLTFIMIRAGLQLTTTPIRRHPVFVAILAVLPCTMEMFILAICAKYILNYPWNWAFMTGTIIACMSPVVTVNCMLALAEHGYGEDKGLASLLNAATSIDDIHILSLFSIFYAAVFGEDHPTKWWSYIPSGLRDLILGSLVGLLLGTFLAFFPHRNHEYATCYRLSSLVLAGLMCTSSTLKLPITGGPYIAIIIMSFVATTGWRILTVSYDTMPFRRATYFLWHFMQPVLVGVIGADIDFKDWSLSRFGLYCICILIGLTTRCTVAILSTIKTPFSWKERTFIALAWIPKGTLQAALAPMTYERTTEENPKQIELALDVIRMSIVAIVFLAPLGAIVMMISGPILLNKLSMEEHERERRLSYFRIRSLQPIRTRGKKTSISVELS from the exons ATGAATGTAGAGGAAGTGTACAACAAAAACATACGTTCGgcaaggaacgaagaaaacgaggtggacgaggaagaggacgaggaggaggacgatAATACCTGCTGCTCCCGAGCAACGTTTTGCAACCCGATATTGCGCGACATCATCGTAACCGATTCAATCTTGAGATTCTTCGGCACGGAAATAACGTGGGCTAACCTATTCTGGCTGACGAGCGTTACAGCGATGATCCTGATGGCTTGGATGACTCTCTTCTTTGTCCTCGGCGAGACAATGTTACCCAGAGGCAGCTACTTTGGTCTCTTCGTTATCGTCGTATTCTCTTATTTCCTTGGATGGATACTCGCCTACGTTCCATACGCGAACCTTCCACCCGTCTTCGGCATGCTCCTAGCCGGTATAATCGTGAGAAATACAAATTTCTATGACATTAGACAGGAACTTGGCCTCAAAACACTAGCGAAAATACGAACGCTCTGTTTGACCTTCATCATGATACGTGCCGGTCTTCAACTGACTACCACGCCGATCCGTCGACATCCCGTCTTCGTCGCAATTCTTGCTGTCCTACCCTGTACCATGGAAATGTTCATCCTTGCTATTTGCGCAAAATATATCCTTAATTACCCTTGGAACTGGGCCTTTATGACCGG TACAATCATTGCTTGTATGTCCCCCGTTGTTACTGTCAATTGTATGCTGGCACTGGCCGAACATGGTTACGGTGAAGACAAAGGATTGGCTTCTTTACTAAATGCGGCTACTTCCATCGACGACATACACATCCTCTCGCTGTTCTCCATTTTCTACGCCGCCGTCTTCGGCG AAGATCATCCAACTAAGTGGTGGTCGTATATACCTAGTGGCCTTCGAGATCTTATCCTAGGCAGTTTGGTAGGACTCCTTCTTGGTACTTTCTTGGCCTTTTTTCCCCATCGTAATCAT GAATACGCAACGTGTTACCGACTGTCAAGCTTGGTACTGGCTGGGTTAATGTGTACCTCGTCGACATTGAAACTCCCCATCACCGGTGGACCATACATTGCTATCATAATAATGTCCTTCGTAGCTACTACAGGATGGCGAATATTAACAGTATCCTACGAC ACAATGCCATTTCGAAGAGCAACGTACTTCCTCTGGCATTTTATGCAGCCCGTTTTGGTTGGTGTTATCGGAGCCGATATCGATTTTAAGGACTGGTCCTTATCAAGATTCGGCCTTTATTGTATTTGCATACTCATTGGTTTAACG ACACGTTGCACCGTTGCCATTTTGTCGACGATCAAGACGCCCTTCTCCTGGAAGGAACGAACATTCATCGCTCTTGCTTGGATTCCCAAGGGTACTCTTCAG GCTGCATTGGCACCCATGACCTATGAACGCACGACCGAAGAAAATCCAAAACAAATCGAACTGGCACTCGACGTCATCAGAATGTCGATAGTTGCTATCGTCTTTTTAGCGCCTCTCGGTGCGATCGTCATGATGATATCCGGCCCTATTCTCTTGAACAAGCTCAGCATGGAAGAACATGAGAGGGAACGCCGATTGAGTTACTTTCGTATACGAAGCCTACAGCCTATTAGGactcgaggaaaaaaaaccaGCATATCCGTTGAACTGTCGTGA